The stretch of DNA ctgcatggaatatacttgtattcaatgtgaatacactgttataccatgagtttttacttctatatgtaaactgcatggaatatacttgtattcaatgtgaatacactgttataccatgagtttttacttctatatgtaaactgcatggaatatacttgtattcaatgtgaatacactgttataccatgagtttttacttctatatgtaaactgcatggaatatacttgtattcaatgtgaatacactgttataccatgagtttttacttctatatgtaaacatgcatcaaatatacttgtattcaatgtgaatacactgttataccatgagtttttacttctatatgtaaactgcatggaatatacttgtattcaatgtgaatacactgttataccatgagtttttacttctatatgtaaactgcatggaatatacttgtattcaatgtgaatacactgttataccatgagtttttacttctatatgtaaactgcatggaatatacttgtattcaatgtgaatacactgttataccatgagtttttacttctatatgtaaactgcatcaaatatacttgtattcaatgtgaatacactgttataccatgagtttttagttctatatgtaaacagcatcaaatatacttgtattcaatgtgaatacactgttataccatgagtttttacttctatatgtaaacagcatcaaatatacttgtattcaatgtgaatacactgttataccatgagtttttacttctatatgtaaactgcatggaatatacttgtattcaatgtgaatacactgttataccatgagtttttacttctatatgtaaactgcatggaatatacttgtattcaatgtgaatacactgttataccatgagtttttacttctatatgtaaacagcatcaaatatacttgtattcaatgtgaatacactgttataccatgagtttttacttctatatgtaaactgcatggaatatacttgtattcaatgtgaatacactgttataccatgagtttttagttctatatgtaaacagcatcaaatatacttgtattcaatgtgaatacactgttataccatgagtttttacttctatatgtaaactgcatggaatatacttgtattcaatgtgaatacactgttataccatgagtttttagttctatatgtaaacagcatcaaatatacttgtattcaatgtgaatacactgttataccatgagtttttacttctatatgtaaactgcatggaatatacttgtattcaatgtgaatacactgttataccatgagtttttacttctatatgtaaacactgcatcaaggaatatacttgtattcaatgtgaatacactgttataccatgagtttttacttatgtaaacattttaattatacttttggtttttattcttaattgaatatcattgttataccatgagtttttacttctatatgtaaacgcatcaaatatacttgttattcaatgtgaatacactgttataccatgagtttttacttctatatgtaaactgcatcgaatatacttgtattcaatgtgaatacactgttataccatgagtttttacttctatatgtaaactgcatggaatatacttgtattcaatgtgaatacactgttataccatgagtttttacttctatatgtaaacagcatcaaatatacttgtattcaatgtgaatacactgttataccatgagtttttacttctatatgtaaactgcatggaatatacttgtattcaatgtgaatacactgttataccatgagtttttagttctatatgtaaacagcatcaaatatacttgtattcaatgtgaatacactgttataccatgagtttttacttctatatgtaaactgcatggaatatacttgtattcaatgtgaatacactgttataccatgagtttttacttctatatgtaaactgcatcgaatatacttgtattcaatgtgaatacactgttataccatgagtttttacttctatatgtaaacagcatcaaatatacttgtattcaatgtgaatacactgttataccatgagtttttacttctatatgtaaactgcatggaatatacttgtattcaatgtgaatacactgttataccatgagtttttacttctatatgtaaactgcatcaaatatacttgtattcaatgtgaatacactgttataccatgagtttttacttctatatgtaaacagcatcaaatatacttgtattcaatgtgaatacactgttataccatgagtttttacttctatatgtaaactgcatggaatatacttgtattcaatgtgaatacactgttataccatgagtttttacttctatatgtaaacagcatcaaatatacttgtattcaatgtgaatacactgttataccatgagtttttacttctatatgtaaactgcatggaatatacttgtattcaatgtgaatacactgttataccatgagtttttacttctatatgtaaactgcatggaatatacttgtattcaatgtgaatacactgttataccatgagtttttagttctatatgtaaacagcatcaaatatacttgtattcaatgtgaatacactgttataccatgagtttttacttctatatgtaaactgcatggaatatacttgtattcaatgtgaatacactgttataccatgagtttttagttctatatgtaaacagcatcaaatatacttgtattcaatgtgaatacactgttataccatgagtttttacttctatatgtaaacagcatcaaatatacttgtattcaatgtgaatacactgttataccatgagtttttacttctatatgtaaactgcatggaatatacttgtattcaatgtgaatacactgttataccatgagtttttagttctatatgtaaacagcatcaaatatacttgtattcaatgtgaatacactgttataccatgagtttttacttctatatgtaaactgcatggaatatacttgtattcaatgtgaatacactgttataccatgagtttttacttctatatgtaaactgcatggaatatacttgtattcaatgtgaatacactgttataccatgagtttttacttctatatgtaaacagcatcaaatatacttgtattcaatgtgaatacactgttataccatgagtttttacttctatatgtaaactgcatggaatatacttgtattcaatgtgaatacactgttataccatgagtttttacttctatatgtaaactgcatggaatatacttgtattcaatgtgaatacactgttataccatgagtttttagttctatatgtaaacagcatcaaatattcttgtattcaatgtgaatacactgttataccattagtttttacttctatatgtaaacagcatcaaatatacttgtattcaatgtgaatacactgttataccatgagtttttacttctatatgtaaacagcatcaaatatacttgtattcaatgtgaatacactgttataccatgagtttttacttctatatgtaaactgcatggaatatacttgtattcaatgttgttgcggattgtaaaaacccacaagaagaaagagtatccaagtttggaaggcccgtcaaACGGCCTactgtttttgatttataattcatgttataattgtaaacttgtgtaggccgccaggggcgctgccaagcagagccttcttggtggccgatatcggcaatagccgttgttagaatttttccctgtgtaaaggcagacgccattttttgtgtcaaaactcagtttcaaataaaccagtggtagaacctgcctaagttaatttacaaaggtattgaatcgcaggtattagagttgacaattagatttaaatacttttcatggtccttcgaacctttTTTTGAGACTGACGATATCGTCCAAGTAATTGGCGTAATTTAAAAGTGTAGACTTTGAGTGAGAGATTCAACACGTGTTGTAAGGCATCACGTGTTAGGGAAATTTTCAGCCCGCTATTAATTTATAGTGTAAGTTTGTTTGACCTTTCTGTTTCCTAACTAACCATTCCCATTTGGTCAAATCGCAGTTGTCATACTACTCTATAGGCAATGCTCCCTAGGCAAAGGCCATACACCTTCGAAGAGCACCAGAAGATGAGAGTATATTAAGTTTACGTTATAAGTTAAGATCTCTTTACTAACCCTGTTCCACAGTACCTGGGGAAAATTAGGAGGTTAGGAGAGTTCCATGCTCAAGTAAAGTTTGGGGAACGACCTCACCCACTACATCCTACACCTACCAGGCCTTATCAACCTCTACCACCGGGGGTTCATATTGATGAGAAGTTGGCCTTCTACGAGACAGGATTTTACAGCGTGGCCATCAAGTACCTGCCCCGCAGTGATGCTGTAGGAGTGACCAACCTTCAAGTCAACGCAGACAAGGCCAGATATCTGGAATCATTGAAGCCAGAACACCAACGGCAACCAATAGTTGTGGTAAAAGAGGAGCAAATTTACCCTCACATTCCACTTCCACTAGGGCCATTGGTGCATCCAACACCAACACTGGCACCGAGACTGATACCACCACCACTAAGCAGCCTATGCCCAGCACGATATCGTGAACAGCATCCACCACAGGTACGCCCAGTAAGGACCATCATTGTCTCCAACATTTTTGCAGCGAGGGCAGGGGTACCAGACAAAGACAAGAAGAACGTCAAGGTGGCAATTGAAGACCGTGCTGAAGGCCAAGTAGTAACGGTGAAGagagaagaagaggaagaattcGTTCTTCAGGTGTTGGAATCCGAATTCTAAAAAGAAGGTGAAGCAAAAGGAAATCCCCAAGAAGTTGAATTTAGTTTCAAGTTATTAAAAAGGTGTGCGATTTCGCAAAaatacattcttttgtttcttcttaaactcgtttttgtgttgctttctcaTACACAATATTGCCTTGGGATATCCcactataattgttatttagacaactttttcagatcaccagtagaactccacaccaaaaatggctgccaagagattgaatcaagcaacgttggcggtgaccatagaagttttggagaaagaacttcATAAAGACTTGAAGAATTATGAAACCGCAGCTAATGAAAGCAGACTGCAGGAAGCCGAAACTTCGTTTGAGCTGGCCGATGACAGGATGAAACGACTAATCAGAAATTACGAGACAATCATCCCTATGTTGGAACAAGCCCCCGAAGTTCAACAGAAGTACCTGGTGCAGCATGAAGAGTTCGTCGACCGTTTCCACAAAATAACCATCGACTGGAAGAAAAGGAAAC from Daphnia magna isolate NIES unplaced genomic scaffold, ASM2063170v1.1 Dm_contigs525, whole genome shotgun sequence encodes:
- the LOC116935331 gene encoding uncharacterized protein LOC116935331 translates to MLPRQRPYTFEEHQKMRYLGKIRRLGEFHAQVKFGERPHPLHPTPTRPYQPLPPGVHIDEKLAFYETGFYSVAIKYLPRSDAVGVTNLQVNADKARYLESLKPEHQRQPIVVVKEEQIYPHIPLPLGPLVHPTPTLAPRLIPPPLSSLCPARYREQHPPQVRPVRTIIVSNIFAARAGVPDKDKKNVKVAIEDRAEGQVVTVKREEEEEFVLQVLESEF